In Leptospira fletcheri, the genomic window TAAACGCGATGATACAAAAAATTCCTAGAGTCAACGTTCCGAGACAATGTACCAGAAATTGCATCGGTTCGAAACTTTTGTACGCTCCCGCCAAAGAAACCGTAAAAAGAAGGACCAATCCGAATCGTATCCGATTGATTATTACTCCGCCGTTTTTCCAAAGTTGCAGAATAGAAGATTCCGACTTTTGGAGAGTCGAATGATTGGTTTCCATTATATCCTTCCTCATTGAACGATCGTTTTAATGGGTTTTGGGTGATTCGAACTCTTTCATAATTTTCTCGAGTTCAAAAAGACCCTCTTCGAATAAAGCCGGTCCCGGCTGCAGAATAATCGCCGGATCCATCTCGAAAATCTTTTCGTTTTTCAACGCCGAAACGTTTTGCCATTCCCGCCTGGTTCTAACCCATTCGAAATCCAGAGGCTTACCGCACCAACAACCGACGATGATGTCGGGATCCGCATCGGCTACATCCTGCAACGAAACAATTCTATCCTTTGCCAAGGTTTTTTCCCGAAAATCGCCGAAGCAATCCTTGCCTCCGACGATTTCGATCAATTCGGAAACCCAGCGGATTCCGGTAATAACGGGCTCATCCCATTCCTGGAAGAAAACCTTAGGTTTGGATTTATTTGACGAATTCTTTCGAACGTTCTCCAACTTTCCGCGATATCCGTCGATCAATGCGGCGGACTCCTTGTCTTTTCCCACCAATCCCCCAACCAATCGAATCGCTTCGAAAATCTCTTCTAGACTTCGTTGGTTCGTAACCAAAACGTTCAGACCTTCTTGGATCAGATCGCGAGCGAGATCGGCCTGTATATCGGAAAATCCGATGACTAAATCCGGTTTTAGTTCTTTTATTTTTCTAACGTTACCGCTTATAAAGGCTGAGACTCTAGGTTTTTCTTCTTTCGCTTTCAGTGGTCTGACCGTATACGCCGAAATACCTACGATACGATCCTCCTCCCCGAGCAGGTAGAGGAGTTCCGTAGTTTCCTCCGTCAGACAGACGATTCTTTTAGGTCCCATTCCTGTTTCAGCTATGATATTTCTTTTTGTCCTCTATCAACCGATCGACAATGGACGGGTCAGCCAGAGTGGACGTATCGCCGAGGCCTTCGAATTCCGCGGCGGCAATCTTGCGCAGGATTCTACGCATGATCTTTCCCGATCTGGTTTTGGGCAGAGCCGGAGTCCAGTGGATCACGTCCGGCCTCGCGATTTTGCCGATCACTTTTTCCACGGTGGAAATCAGTTCCTTTT contains:
- a CDS encoding cobalamin-binding protein → MGPKRIVCLTEETTELLYLLGEEDRIVGISAYTVRPLKAKEEKPRVSAFISGNVRKIKELKPDLVIGFSDIQADLARDLIQEGLNVLVTNQRSLEEIFEAIRLVGGLVGKDKESAALIDGYRGKLENVRKNSSNKSKPKVFFQEWDEPVITGIRWVSELIEIVGGKDCFGDFREKTLAKDRIVSLQDVADADPDIIVGCWCGKPLDFEWVRTRREWQNVSALKNEKIFEMDPAIILQPGPALFEEGLFELEKIMKEFESPKTH